In Thiovulum sp. ES, a single genomic region encodes these proteins:
- a CDS encoding hypothetical protein (PFAM: Caspase domain), producing the protein MKKVALVIGNGDYQNTGKLKNPVNDSRDMKTSLEQLGFQVIYGENLSKKEMNRKLSEFGEIGNILETAIFYYAGHGLQENGENYLVPVDAEIRESDDISEESFSFSRIEKKFGGFASV; encoded by the coding sequence GTGAAAAAAGTAGCTTTAGTAATTGGAAATGGTGATTATCAAAACACGGGAAAATTGAAAAATCCAGTGAATGATAGTCGGGATATGAAAACGAGTTTGGAACAGCTCGGTTTTCAGGTGATTTACGGTGAAAATCTCTCAAAAAAGGAGATGAACCGAAAGCTTTCAGAGTTTGGAGAAATTGGAAATATTTTGGAAACGGCAATTTTCTACTATGCTGGACACGGTTTGCAAGAAAACGGAGAAAACTATCTTGTTCCCGTTGATGCTGAAATTCGTGAAAGTGATGATATTTCGGAGGAGAGTTTCAGTTTTTCGAGAATTGAAAAGAAGTTTGGAGGTTTTGCAAGTGTCTGA
- a CDS encoding Leucine Rich Repeat (LRR)-containing protein,Caspase domain-containing protein (PFAM: Caspase domain), producing the protein MKTHAKERNLNFVASRGLANPNMFIGNSIIAYSTAPNDTAYDNPNEENGVYTKYLKMAILEGGIPIESVFKKVARLVKSETGNKQQPWVHSNSDRDVFLKGDTETSSAEITPTETTPTEPNSHEPQQSSIPERQQSSIPELVFWSSDEVAKPKNNNFLLSLIAFFLFAIVGFLAFDKYEEYRIAEEKRIAEMQQRTVIAISKWSDEFNLGLPKTWEELQKVEGIVTNMTKEEALSWQEENKGKNLDFYYFADTKNRKITYLPKELGNLTNLQKLDLSRNELKELPSSIGNLTNLQTLSLGSNHFSETEKSKIRRLLPNTEIEF; encoded by the coding sequence ATGAAAACTCATGCAAAAGAGAGAAATCTCAACTTTGTGGCTAGTCGAGGTTTGGCAAATCCAAATATGTTTATTGGAAACTCAATTATTGCCTATTCGACAGCACCAAACGACACAGCTTACGACAATCCAAATGAAGAGAACGGAGTCTATACAAAATATCTGAAAATGGCAATTTTGGAGGGTGGAATTCCAATTGAGTCAGTTTTCAAAAAAGTGGCAAGACTTGTCAAGAGTGAGACAGGAAACAAACAGCAACCGTGGGTTCATAGCAATTCTGATCGAGATGTTTTTTTGAAAGGGGATACTGAAACAAGTTCAGCAGAAATAACTCCAACAGAAACAACTCCAACAGAACCAAACAGCCATGAACCACAACAAAGTAGTATCCCTGAACGACAGCAAAGCAGTATCCCTGAACTCGTTTTTTGGTCTTCCGATGAGGTCGCAAAACCAAAAAACAACAACTTTCTTTTAAGTTTGATTGCATTTTTTCTTTTTGCAATTGTTGGATTTTTAGCTTTTGACAAATATGAAGAGTATCGAATTGCTGAAGAGAAAAGAATTGCTGAAATGCAACAGAGAACAGTTATTGCAATTTCAAAGTGGAGTGATGAATTCAATCTTGGACTTCCAAAAACTTGGGAGGAGTTGCAAAAAGTTGAGGGGATTGTTACAAACATGACAAAAGAAGAAGCTTTGTCTTGGCAAGAAGAGAACAAGGGAAAAAATTTAGATTTTTACTATTTTGCTGATACAAAAAACAGAAAAATCACTTATTTACCAAAAGAACTTGGCAATCTAACCAATCTTCAAAAACTTGATTTATCAAGAAATGAGTTGAAAGAGTTGCCCTCTTCTATCGGCAATCTAACCAATCTTCAAACACTTTCTTTAGGTAGTAATCATTTTTCAGAAACAGAAAAATCCAAAATCAGAAGACTTCTTCCAAATACAGAAATTGAGTTTTAA
- a CDS encoding polyprenyl p-hydroxybenzoate/phenylacrylic acid decarboxylase (PFAM: Flavoprotein~TIGRFAM: polyprenyl P-hydroxybenzoate and phenylacrylic acid decarboxylases) has product MNLKKKVVLAITGGSGFKLGMKVWELLPDSVEKYLIVSDNSKIVSEHEEGKIFNNSQIDAPMASGSFGADIMLVIPTSMNSLAKISVGIADNLVTRTASVMIKERKTLLLAPRELPFSPIHLENMQKLSQIGVIIAPPVLGYYSEIQTLDKMENFLIGKWFDAVGIENNLFKRWE; this is encoded by the coding sequence TTGAATTTGAAAAAGAAAGTCGTTCTTGCTATCACAGGTGGCAGTGGTTTTAAATTGGGAATGAAAGTTTGGGAACTTCTCCCCGATTCCGTCGAAAAATACCTTATTGTTTCTGACAATAGTAAAATTGTTTCGGAACACGAAGAGGGAAAAATTTTCAATAATTCTCAAATTGATGCACCGATGGCTTCAGGTTCTTTTGGTGCTGATATTATGCTTGTAATTCCAACATCTATGAATTCTCTCGCAAAAATCTCGGTCGGAATTGCGGATAATTTGGTTACACGAACTGCTTCAGTCATGATCAAAGAGCGAAAAACTCTCCTACTTGCTCCCCGTGAATTACCTTTTTCTCCAATTCACCTTGAAAATATGCAAAAACTTTCACAAATCGGTGTAATAATTGCTCCTCCTGTTCTCGGTTACTACTCTGAAATTCAGACTCTTGATAAAATGGAAAATTTCCTAATTGGAAAATGGTTTGATGCGGTTGGAATTGAAAACAACCTTTTTAAAAGATGGGAGTGA
- a CDS encoding shikimate 5-dehydrogenase (PFAM: Shikimate dehydrogenase substrate binding domain), with product MIDKQTLLFGLLDEMATSSPIPNIYNSVFENRGVNARYVPMNIRDDDILFTLKGIKSSQISGINLGEIFQKDGLEMLSESSEDVKFSGFVETIKVVNGELHGSNSTGRAIAKTVSGKVAIFGVSEITKSIIFNSDAKITLLENEIEKTLPILEKFPNLDVKLSDETHPFDLSNFDFAIFGENEIFTIGDAKQNIDTTKLSDEVLQKKAEIDTEEWL from the coding sequence TTGATAGATAAGCAGACTCTACTTTTTGGACTTCTTGATGAAATGGCGACCTCATCGCCAATTCCAAATATTTACAACTCTGTTTTTGAAAATCGGGGAGTGAATGCAAGATATGTTCCAATGAATATTCGCGATGACGACATTCTTTTTACTCTTAAAGGAATTAAGTCCTCTCAGATTTCAGGAATAAATTTAGGGGAAATTTTTCAAAAAGATGGATTAGAAATGCTTTCTGAATCTTCGGAAGATGTAAAATTTTCTGGTTTTGTGGAAACTATAAAAGTTGTAAATGGAGAACTTCACGGATCTAATTCGACTGGTAGAGCAATTGCAAAAACAGTTTCGGGAAAAGTTGCGATTTTTGGAGTGAGTGAAATCACAAAATCAATTATTTTTAATAGCGATGCGAAAATCACTCTTTTGGAAAATGAGATTGAGAAAACTCTGCCAATTTTAGAAAAGTTTCCAAATTTAGATGTAAAACTTTCTGATGAAACTCACCCGTTTGATTTATCTAATTTTGATTTTGCAATTTTTGGTGAAAATGAGATTTTTACAATTGGTGATGCAAAACAGAATATTGACACAACAAAATTAAGCGATGAGGTTTTACAAAAAAAAGCTGAAATTGATACTGAAGAGTGGCTTTGA